From a region of the Micromonospora tarapacensis genome:
- a CDS encoding DUF5709 domain-containing protein: MRDDEYPTPVSDPEADGLPDTADDDSTAGDDVLTGREADGPAPAQLPGDRTPVAVDEFGTTAEEQLDGESLDYKLDREQFELPVNDPLAGPVDPDIAAEADSREQAAQAQLDADVIDPGPTSDPNSPVSIYDHGRLGSGADTTVGRLVEPDEGTHTDQETDSIAYDAGAAGGGASAEELAVHETRPPHSV; encoded by the coding sequence ATGCGCGACGACGAGTACCCGACCCCCGTGTCCGATCCCGAGGCCGACGGGCTGCCCGACACCGCCGACGACGACTCGACGGCCGGGGACGACGTGCTGACCGGACGGGAGGCGGACGGTCCGGCGCCGGCCCAGCTGCCCGGCGACCGGACGCCGGTGGCCGTCGACGAGTTCGGCACGACCGCAGAGGAGCAGCTCGACGGCGAGTCACTGGACTACAAGCTGGATCGGGAACAGTTCGAACTGCCGGTCAACGATCCGCTGGCCGGTCCGGTGGATCCGGACATCGCGGCCGAGGCGGACAGCCGGGAACAGGCGGCGCAGGCGCAGCTCGACGCCGATGTGATCGACCCCGGCCCCACCTCCGACCCGAACTCCCCGGTCTCGATCTACGACCACGGTCGGCTGGGCAGCGGTGCGGACACCACGGTGGGCCGGCTGGTCGAGCCGGACGAGGGGACGCACACCGATCAGGAGACCGACTCGATCGCGTACGACGCGGGTGCGGCCGGCGGCGGGGCCAGTGCCGAGGAGTTGGCCGTGCACGAGACCCGGCCACCGCACTCGGTCTGA
- the macS gene encoding MacS family sensor histidine kinase — protein sequence MPAPGGLEVPLWRAVAVFRAASLVYVCVVAIRDADRYAHPLAAGTLVLVMAAWTAVTAVRYATPAGRGWPLLLTDLGVVVAILLVTPWVMGRPALAAGLPTLPVAWLGGPVLAWAVCGGRRRGAAAALVLGATDLATRGVVTPSAFNGAILMLLAGVVVGHVARLAVTAGERLQRAVELEAATRERERLARDIHDSVLQVLALVQRRGAHLDGEAAELARLAGEQEVALRALISGSGSVVAGGTDAPVDLRASLGRYAGATVSLSAPATPVPLPAAVARELAAAVGAALDNAASHGGGRAWVLVEDEGAAVTVSIRDEGPGFAPGRLAEAAAQGRLGVAQAIRGRLADLGGTARISSTPGAGTEVELTVPRREP from the coding sequence GTGCCCGCGCCCGGTGGTCTGGAGGTCCCGCTGTGGCGGGCCGTCGCGGTGTTCCGGGCGGCCTCCCTGGTGTACGTCTGCGTGGTGGCGATCCGCGACGCGGACCGGTACGCCCACCCCCTCGCCGCCGGCACGTTGGTGCTGGTGATGGCGGCCTGGACGGCGGTCACCGCGGTCCGCTACGCCACCCCGGCCGGGCGCGGCTGGCCGTTGCTCCTGACCGACCTGGGAGTCGTCGTGGCGATCCTGCTGGTCACCCCGTGGGTGATGGGCCGGCCGGCGCTCGCGGCTGGACTGCCCACCCTGCCGGTCGCCTGGTTGGGCGGGCCGGTGCTGGCCTGGGCCGTCTGCGGCGGCCGGCGGCGCGGGGCGGCAGCCGCGCTCGTGCTCGGCGCGACCGACCTCGCCACCCGGGGCGTGGTCACCCCGAGTGCGTTCAACGGCGCGATCCTCATGCTGCTCGCCGGCGTGGTGGTCGGGCACGTGGCCCGGCTGGCGGTGACCGCCGGGGAGCGGTTGCAACGGGCCGTCGAGTTGGAGGCCGCCACTCGGGAACGGGAGCGGCTGGCCCGCGACATCCACGACTCGGTGCTCCAAGTGCTCGCCCTGGTCCAGCGGCGCGGCGCCCACCTCGACGGTGAGGCGGCCGAGCTGGCCCGGCTCGCTGGTGAACAGGAAGTGGCACTGCGGGCGCTGATCTCCGGCAGCGGGTCGGTCGTGGCTGGTGGAACCGATGCACCGGTGGACCTGCGGGCGTCCCTCGGCCGGTACGCCGGCGCCACCGTGTCGCTGTCCGCCCCGGCCACCCCGGTGCCGCTGCCAGCGGCGGTGGCCCGCGAACTGGCGGCGGCGGTCGGGGCGGCGCTGGACAACGCGGCCAGCCACGGCGGTGGGCGAGCCTGGGTACTGGTCGAGGACGAGGGCGCGGCGGTGACCGTGTCGATCCGGGACGAGGGTCCGGGCTTCGCGCCGGGGCGGCTCGCCGAGGCCGCCGCACAGGGCCGGTTGGGCGTGGCGCAGGCGATCCGGGGCCGGCTGGCCGACCTCGGGGGAACCGCCCGGATCAGCTCCACCCCGGGCGCCGGCACCGAGGTGGAACTCACCGTGCCGAGGAGGGAACCGTGA
- a CDS encoding phosphoribosylaminoimidazolesuccinocarboxamide synthase has translation MELLHSGKVRDVYAEGDDLILVASDRVSVYDVVLPTPIPDKGKLLTALSLWWFQQLSDLLPNHVVSATDVPPEFAGRAIRCRRLEMVPIECVARGFLTGGGLKEYESTGAVSGVELPRGLVEASILPEPIFTPSTKAPVGEHDEPMTFAGVVDKVGVETAERLRQLTVDVYCRGAELAADRGILVADTKIELGWAPDGTLVLADELLTPDSSRFWPAESYQPGRAQFSYDKQYVRDWAAQSGWDRQLPAPEVPAEVVDATRARYVDVYEKLTGSRWG, from the coding sequence GTGGAACTTCTGCATTCGGGCAAGGTGAGGGACGTCTACGCCGAGGGCGACGACCTGATCCTGGTCGCCTCGGATCGCGTCTCCGTCTACGACGTGGTGCTGCCCACCCCGATTCCGGACAAGGGCAAGCTGCTCACCGCGCTGTCGCTGTGGTGGTTCCAGCAGCTTTCCGACCTGCTGCCCAACCATGTCGTCTCCGCGACCGACGTGCCGCCGGAGTTCGCCGGCCGGGCGATCCGCTGCCGCCGGCTCGAGATGGTCCCGATCGAGTGCGTCGCCCGGGGCTTCCTCACCGGCGGCGGGTTGAAGGAGTACGAGAGCACGGGCGCGGTCTCCGGCGTTGAACTGCCGCGTGGCCTGGTCGAGGCGTCCATCCTGCCCGAGCCGATCTTCACCCCGTCGACCAAGGCGCCGGTCGGGGAGCATGACGAGCCGATGACCTTCGCCGGGGTCGTCGACAAGGTCGGCGTGGAGACCGCCGAGCGGCTGCGGCAGCTGACCGTCGACGTGTACTGCCGGGGCGCCGAACTCGCCGCGGACCGGGGCATCCTGGTCGCCGACACCAAGATCGAGCTTGGCTGGGCGCCGGACGGCACGCTGGTTCTCGCCGACGAGCTGCTCACGCCCGACTCGTCACGGTTCTGGCCGGCCGAGTCCTATCAGCCGGGGCGGGCGCAGTTCTCCTACGACAAGCAGTACGTGCGGGACTGGGCGGCGCAGAGCGGCTGGGACAGGCAACTCCCGGCGCCCGAGGTGCCCGCCGAGGTGGTCGACGCGACCCGGGCCCGCTATGTCGACGTCTACGAGAAGCTGACCGGTAGCCGCTGGGGCTGA
- a CDS encoding SDR family oxidoreductase, which produces MPLARSLPDATVVITGASSGIGAATAHALARHGSGLVLAARTEPALREVARRCRELGGRTLVVPTDVTDPVAVQRLAAYAATEFGRIDAWVNNAAVGSVGLFEEVPVAEFRRVVEVNLLGVAHGIRAALPHLSAAGGGVVVNNASVLAEVAMPYQSAYNAAKHGIRGLADTVRQELRVTGREAISVCTVLPATIDTPFFRHAANHSGRQLMPPPPLYPPEVVAETVIRLLRRPRREAYAGGAARLIGLQWRLAPALAERLLAWYTRRTQFGPSIGWDRSGNVFQPGAEGQPAGGWHGRRRQLVRVGAAFGLAAGTAVGAVAAMTRRTRSTR; this is translated from the coding sequence ATGCCCCTCGCCCGAAGCCTGCCCGACGCCACGGTGGTGATCACCGGCGCCTCCAGCGGCATCGGCGCGGCGACCGCGCACGCCCTGGCCCGCCACGGCAGCGGCCTGGTGCTGGCCGCCCGCACCGAACCGGCGCTGCGCGAGGTGGCGCGGCGCTGCCGTGAGCTGGGCGGTCGCACCCTGGTCGTGCCCACCGACGTCACCGACCCGGTGGCGGTGCAACGGCTGGCGGCCTACGCCGCGACGGAGTTCGGCCGGATCGACGCCTGGGTCAACAATGCGGCGGTCGGCTCGGTCGGGCTGTTCGAGGAGGTCCCGGTGGCCGAGTTCCGCCGGGTGGTGGAGGTGAACCTGCTCGGCGTCGCGCACGGGATCCGGGCCGCGCTGCCCCATCTCAGCGCGGCCGGTGGCGGCGTGGTGGTCAACAACGCCTCGGTGCTGGCCGAGGTGGCGATGCCGTACCAGTCCGCGTACAACGCGGCCAAACACGGGATCCGAGGGCTGGCCGACACGGTCCGCCAGGAGCTGCGCGTCACCGGCCGGGAGGCCATCTCGGTCTGCACCGTGCTTCCGGCCACCATCGACACGCCGTTCTTCCGGCACGCCGCCAATCACAGCGGCCGGCAACTGATGCCGCCCCCACCGCTCTACCCTCCGGAGGTGGTCGCGGAGACGGTCATCCGGCTGCTGCGCCGGCCCCGACGCGAGGCGTACGCCGGCGGCGCCGCCCGCCTGATCGGCCTGCAGTGGCGGCTCGCCCCGGCGCTCGCCGAGCGGCTCCTCGCTTGGTACACCCGGCGCACCCAGTTCGGGCCGTCGATCGGGTGGGACCGCTCCGGAAACGTCTTCCAGCCAGGCGCCGAGGGGCAGCCGGCGGGCGGCTGGCACGGCCGGCGCCGCCAACTGGTCCGGGTCGGCGCCGCCTTCGGCCTCGCCGCCGGCACGGCGGTGGGCGCCGTCGCCGCGATGACCCGCCGCACCCGATCCACCCGCTGA
- a CDS encoding response regulator: MVVDDHPMWREAVARDLTEAGHRVVASCGEGRQAIRVVDAARPDVVVLDLQLPDISGVEVIRGLLAARPEVRVLMLSASGEQQGVLDAVKAGATGYLLKSAALTEFLAAVRRTAKGEPVFTPGLAGLVLGEYRRLAAVRERAVAGSPDAAPRLTDRETEVLRLVAKGMSYKQIAERLGLSHRTVQNHVQNTLGKLQLHNRVELTRYAIERGLDG, encoded by the coding sequence ATGGTGGTCGACGACCACCCGATGTGGCGGGAAGCGGTGGCGCGCGACCTCACCGAAGCCGGACACCGGGTGGTGGCCAGCTGCGGGGAGGGGCGCCAGGCGATCCGGGTGGTCGACGCGGCACGTCCCGACGTGGTGGTGCTCGACCTGCAACTGCCGGACATCTCCGGGGTCGAGGTGATCCGTGGGCTGCTCGCCGCCCGGCCCGAGGTGCGGGTGCTGATGCTCTCCGCCAGCGGCGAGCAGCAGGGCGTGCTGGACGCGGTGAAGGCCGGGGCCACCGGTTACCTGCTGAAATCCGCCGCGCTGACGGAGTTCCTGGCCGCGGTACGCCGGACCGCGAAGGGGGAGCCCGTCTTCACACCCGGACTGGCCGGGCTCGTCCTCGGCGAGTACCGCCGGCTGGCCGCGGTCCGGGAGCGTGCGGTGGCCGGCTCGCCGGACGCTGCACCCCGGCTCACCGACCGGGAGACCGAGGTGCTGCGTCTGGTGGCCAAGGGTATGTCGTACAAGCAGATCGCCGAGCGGCTCGGGCTGTCGCACCGTACGGTGCAGAACCACGTGCAGAACACGCTCGGCAAGCTCCAGCTGCACAACCGGGTCGAACTCACCCGGTACGCGATAGAACGCGGCCTGGACGGGTGA
- a CDS encoding zinc-dependent metalloprotease, with protein MPDIPFGFALPGGQPPDPNDPAQMQQFMSQLQHLLSAPGNGPVNWDLARQVAASQLAATGDPAVSPYERNAVQEALRIADLWLEPASALPSGIRNTVAWNRNEWIFKTLDVWRKLCDPVASRMVGAMGDLVPPEARAQLGPMQSMVATLGGALFGGQLGQALGSLAAEVLSAGDIGLPLGPAGTAALIPANIKAYGEGLELPEDEVRLYVALREAAHQRLFEHVPWLRGHVLNAVETYAAGIRVNREAIEEAMGRVDPTDPESMQAIALEGIFTPEDSPAQKASLARLETALALVEGWVCHVVDGAAAGRLPNVVALGEAFRRRRAAGGPAEQTFAALVGLELRPRRLREAAALWAALTERRGIAGRDALWGHPDLLPSDDDFADPVAFAMADLDVMTELDNFDFSAPGGPEEKAPGDPEQRDDTEGGENRT; from the coding sequence GTGCCTGATATTCCGTTCGGTTTCGCGCTACCGGGTGGGCAGCCGCCCGACCCCAACGACCCCGCGCAGATGCAGCAGTTCATGTCGCAGCTACAGCACCTGCTCTCCGCCCCGGGGAACGGGCCGGTCAACTGGGACCTGGCCCGGCAGGTCGCGGCCAGCCAGCTCGCCGCGACGGGCGACCCGGCGGTCTCGCCGTACGAACGCAACGCGGTGCAGGAGGCGCTGCGCATCGCCGATCTCTGGCTGGAGCCGGCCTCCGCCCTCCCGTCCGGCATCCGCAACACGGTTGCCTGGAACCGGAACGAATGGATCTTCAAGACGCTCGACGTCTGGCGCAAGCTGTGTGACCCCGTGGCCAGCCGGATGGTCGGTGCGATGGGCGACCTGGTGCCACCGGAGGCCCGGGCCCAGCTCGGCCCGATGCAGTCGATGGTGGCGACCCTGGGGGGCGCGCTCTTCGGCGGCCAACTGGGGCAGGCACTCGGTTCGCTCGCCGCGGAGGTGCTTTCCGCCGGCGACATCGGTCTGCCGCTCGGACCGGCCGGCACGGCCGCGCTGATCCCGGCCAACATCAAGGCGTACGGCGAGGGCCTGGAGCTGCCCGAGGACGAGGTACGCCTCTACGTGGCCCTGCGCGAGGCGGCACACCAGCGGCTCTTCGAGCACGTGCCGTGGCTGCGCGGCCACGTCCTCAACGCCGTCGAGACGTACGCCGCCGGCATCCGGGTCAACCGCGAGGCGATCGAGGAGGCGATGGGCCGCGTCGATCCGACCGACCCGGAGTCGATGCAGGCTATCGCCCTGGAGGGGATCTTCACCCCGGAGGACAGCCCGGCGCAGAAGGCGTCGCTGGCCCGGCTGGAGACCGCCCTCGCCCTGGTGGAGGGCTGGGTCTGCCACGTCGTTGACGGAGCCGCCGCCGGCCGGCTGCCGAACGTGGTGGCGCTGGGCGAGGCGTTCCGCCGACGCCGGGCGGCCGGCGGTCCGGCGGAGCAGACGTTCGCCGCGCTGGTCGGGCTGGAGCTGCGGCCCCGCCGGCTGCGCGAGGCCGCCGCGCTCTGGGCGGCGCTCACCGAGCGTCGCGGCATCGCCGGCCGGGACGCGCTGTGGGGGCACCCCGACCTGCTGCCCTCCGACGACGATTTCGCCGACCCGGTGGCCTTCGCCATGGCCGACCTGGACGTGATGACCGAGTTGGACAATTTCGACTTCTCCGCACCGGGCGGGCCGGAGGAGAAGGCGCCGGGCGACCCGGAGCAGCGTGACGACACCGAGGGTGGCGAGAACCGCACCTGA
- a CDS encoding UPF0182 family membrane protein, with translation MRSSSPLPRMSRRGRVTIAVLVGVFVLFTLLGWGVQAWTDWLWFSEVDYTEVFRGVLVTRLLLFLAAGLGMAAVVGGNLWLAQRLRPRIRTHSPEQATLERYRMLLGPRLGLWITVAAAVVGLFAGLSAQSRWNQWLLFLHGGDFGVDDPEFGVDVGFYIFQLPFWRFLLGLGFTAVVLALIGSLAVHYLFGGVRLQGVGDRMSNAARAHLSTLVAVFVLLKAVAYVLDRRTMLLEYNDGVGVYGAGYADINALLPAKEILAYISVVVAIAILVFSNAWMRNLVWPGISLALLGVSAVAIGGIYPWAVQTFEVKPSARDKEAPYIQRSIDATRAGFGLDSAQSSAYAAGNLNPPESLATDTSVVPNARLLDPQLVSETYTQLQQVRGFYDFGPKLDIDRYTIAGNTQDYVVGVREINYGELTAQQSNWINRHTVYTHGYGVVAAPANRVVCGGQPFFVSGFLGERTRETCSSPDDQIPANQPRIYYGERMQDGDYAIVGRPNPDANPAEFDRPAGDGGEGSESYYTYTGSGGVEIGSFGRRLLYAIKQQEANFLLSEAVNENSKLLYVRNPRDRVEKVAPFLTLDGDPYPAVVDGRVQWIVDGYTTAATYPYAERVNLQQETTDELTGRGTIQLARENVNYIRNSVKATVDAYDGTVNLYEFDENDPVLKAWNKAFGGDLVKPRAEIPPALADHFRYPADLFKVQRNLLTRFHVTNPGDFYSGQDFWQVPNVPDAPDSGQKQPPYYLYTQFPGQEGPRFQLTSAVTPNGRQNLAALISGSYQDGRPMLQVLELPDQTAISGPVQVHQRMTNTNATIRQQLNLLSSNQAQVQYGNLLSLPFGNGMLYVEPVYVKSNQQDAYPLLQKVLMSYGDGGSYVVLADNVTDGIEQLVEQGRQAATGNPPPTGGEEPPEEGEEPTPTPSSPPPSGGPPPPAGDLAAAADRVQAAITEVRAAQASGDFERYGRALKALDEALTAFQQAQGAPNTGGGSGVTPTPADSGAASPPGG, from the coding sequence ATGCGTAGCAGCAGCCCCCTGCCGAGGATGAGCCGACGCGGTCGCGTCACGATTGCTGTTCTGGTCGGAGTGTTCGTTCTGTTCACCCTGCTCGGCTGGGGAGTGCAGGCGTGGACGGACTGGCTCTGGTTCTCCGAGGTCGACTACACCGAGGTCTTCCGTGGAGTGCTGGTCACCAGGCTGTTGCTCTTCCTGGCCGCCGGGCTCGGGATGGCGGCGGTCGTCGGCGGCAACCTCTGGCTCGCGCAACGGTTGCGTCCCCGGATCCGGACGCACTCGCCGGAACAGGCCACCCTGGAGCGCTACCGGATGCTGCTCGGGCCCCGGCTCGGGCTGTGGATCACGGTGGCCGCCGCGGTCGTCGGTCTCTTCGCCGGGTTGTCGGCGCAGAGCCGCTGGAACCAGTGGCTGCTCTTCCTGCACGGTGGCGACTTCGGCGTCGACGACCCGGAGTTCGGCGTGGACGTCGGCTTCTACATCTTCCAACTGCCCTTCTGGCGGTTCCTGCTCGGGCTCGGCTTCACCGCGGTCGTGCTGGCGCTGATCGGCTCGCTGGCCGTGCACTATCTCTTCGGCGGGGTGCGCCTACAGGGCGTCGGTGACCGGATGAGCAACGCCGCCCGCGCCCACCTGAGCACCCTGGTGGCGGTCTTCGTCCTGCTCAAGGCCGTCGCGTACGTGCTGGACCGGCGGACGATGCTGCTGGAGTACAACGACGGTGTGGGCGTCTACGGCGCCGGGTACGCCGACATCAACGCGCTGCTGCCGGCCAAGGAGATCCTCGCCTACATCTCGGTGGTGGTGGCGATCGCCATCCTCGTGTTCTCCAACGCCTGGATGCGGAACCTGGTCTGGCCGGGTATCTCGCTGGCCCTGCTCGGGGTCTCCGCGGTGGCGATCGGCGGCATCTACCCCTGGGCGGTGCAGACCTTCGAGGTCAAGCCCAGCGCCCGGGACAAGGAGGCGCCGTACATCCAGCGCAGCATCGACGCCACCCGCGCGGGCTTCGGGCTGGACAGCGCCCAGTCCTCGGCGTACGCGGCCGGCAACCTCAACCCGCCGGAGAGCCTGGCCACCGACACCTCGGTGGTGCCGAACGCCCGGCTGCTCGACCCACAGCTGGTCAGCGAGACCTACACCCAGCTCCAGCAGGTCCGTGGCTTCTACGACTTCGGTCCCAAGCTCGACATCGACCGGTACACGATCGCCGGGAACACCCAGGACTACGTGGTCGGCGTCCGTGAGATCAACTACGGTGAGCTGACCGCCCAGCAGAGCAACTGGATCAACCGGCACACCGTCTACACCCACGGGTACGGGGTGGTCGCCGCCCCCGCCAACCGGGTGGTCTGCGGCGGTCAGCCCTTCTTCGTCTCCGGCTTCCTCGGCGAGCGGACGCGGGAGACGTGCTCCTCGCCCGATGACCAGATCCCGGCCAACCAGCCCCGGATCTACTACGGCGAGCGGATGCAGGACGGTGACTACGCGATCGTCGGCAGGCCCAACCCGGACGCCAACCCGGCGGAGTTCGACCGGCCGGCGGGGGACGGCGGCGAGGGCAGCGAGTCGTACTACACCTACACCGGCTCGGGTGGCGTCGAGATCGGGTCGTTCGGCCGGCGACTGCTGTACGCGATCAAGCAGCAGGAGGCGAACTTCCTGCTCTCCGAGGCGGTCAACGAGAACTCCAAGTTGCTCTACGTGCGTAACCCCCGGGACCGGGTGGAGAAGGTCGCGCCGTTCCTCACCCTGGACGGCGACCCGTACCCGGCGGTGGTGGACGGCCGGGTGCAGTGGATCGTGGACGGCTACACCACCGCCGCCACCTACCCGTACGCCGAGCGGGTCAACCTCCAGCAGGAGACCACCGACGAGCTGACCGGCCGGGGCACCATCCAGCTGGCCCGGGAGAACGTCAACTACATCCGCAACTCGGTCAAGGCGACCGTCGACGCCTACGACGGCACGGTCAACCTCTACGAGTTCGACGAGAACGACCCGGTGCTCAAGGCGTGGAACAAGGCGTTCGGCGGCGACCTGGTCAAACCACGCGCCGAGATCCCGCCGGCGCTGGCCGACCACTTCCGCTACCCGGCCGACCTGTTCAAGGTGCAGCGCAACCTGCTGACCCGGTTCCACGTCACCAACCCCGGTGACTTCTACTCCGGGCAGGACTTCTGGCAGGTGCCGAACGTGCCGGACGCGCCGGACAGCGGGCAGAAGCAGCCGCCGTACTACCTCTACACCCAGTTCCCCGGTCAGGAGGGCCCGCGCTTCCAACTCACAAGCGCGGTCACCCCGAACGGCCGGCAGAACCTCGCCGCGCTGATCTCCGGGTCGTACCAGGACGGCCGGCCGATGTTGCAGGTGCTGGAGCTGCCGGACCAGACCGCGATCTCCGGGCCGGTGCAGGTGCACCAGCGGATGACCAACACCAACGCGACCATCCGGCAGCAGCTGAACCTGCTCTCCTCCAACCAGGCCCAGGTGCAGTACGGCAACCTGCTCTCGCTGCCGTTCGGCAACGGGATGCTCTACGTCGAACCGGTCTACGTGAAGAGCAACCAGCAGGACGCGTACCCGCTGCTGCAGAAGGTGCTGATGTCGTACGGCGACGGGGGTTCCTACGTCGTACTCGCCGACAACGTGACCGACGGCATCGAGCAGCTCGTCGAGCAGGGCAGGCAGGCGGCAACCGGCAACCCGCCGCCGACCGGGGGTGAGGAGCCGCCGGAAGAGGGCGAGGAACCGACGCCGACGCCGTCGAGCCCGCCGCCGTCGGGCGGGCCGCCGCCGCCCGCCGGCGACCTGGCGGCGGCCGCCGACCGGGTGCAGGCCGCGATCACCGAGGTGCGGGCCGCCCAGGCGTCCGGCGACTTCGAGCGATACGGTCGGGCGCTGAAGGCGCTCGACGAGGCGCTGACCGCGTTCCAGCAGGCTCAGGGAGCGCCCAACACCGGTGGCGGATCGGGGGTCACCCCGACACCGGCGGACAGCGGTGCTGCTTCGCCACCGGGTGGATGA
- a CDS encoding M48 metallopeptidase family protein, with amino-acid sequence MAGVRKPVVEVRRSQRRRRTVSAYRDGERVVVLIPDQFSRAEESEWVDRMLARLAAREGRLVRSDTELLARANRLIRLYLTEYGAQALPVSVRWVSNQNGRWGSCTPADRSIRLSHRIQEMPDWVIDYVLLHELVHLIVPSHNVQFWALVGRYPKTERARGYLEGAAAVAGTP; translated from the coding sequence ATGGCCGGGGTGCGGAAGCCGGTCGTCGAGGTGCGGCGCAGCCAGCGCCGACGACGCACGGTGTCTGCCTACCGCGACGGTGAACGGGTCGTTGTTCTCATCCCCGACCAGTTCTCCCGCGCCGAGGAGAGCGAGTGGGTCGACCGGATGCTGGCCCGGCTCGCCGCCCGGGAGGGGCGCCTGGTCCGCTCCGACACGGAACTGCTGGCCCGGGCCAACCGGCTGATCAGGCTCTACCTGACCGAGTACGGCGCCCAGGCACTGCCGGTCAGCGTCCGGTGGGTGAGCAACCAGAACGGCCGGTGGGGCTCGTGCACCCCGGCGGACCGATCGATCCGGCTGTCGCACCGGATCCAGGAGATGCCGGACTGGGTGATCGACTACGTGCTGCTGCACGAGTTGGTCCACCTCATCGTGCCCAGTCACAACGTCCAGTTCTGGGCCCTGGTCGGCCGGTATCCGAAAACCGAACGCGCCCGGGGCTACCTGGAGGGCGCGGCGGCCGTCGCCGGCACCCCCTGA
- a CDS encoding YlbL family protein: MRRRGLTVLLGALLTALLSIGVLGAPVPYVVLGPGPTVDTLGQEDGKEVIQVTGRDTSTSAGQLRLTTVGVQPGVKLRSAIQGWLSDEEAVVPRELVYPPGESQEEVEQRNAEDFQVSQTSAETAALRELGYEVQVVVKAVAADGPAAAVLRAGDVVTSVDGEPVPLASRLTELIRAKPAGTALRIGYTRDGAARTGTITSREQDGRPRIGIEIEQQQPHPFTLSFDLRDIGGPSAGLMFALGVIDKLTAEDLTGGRIIAGTGTIDDAGQVGPIGGIPQKLVGAKRAGATVFLVPAANCVEAVANRQPDLPLVRVGTLDEALDALDTLRSGGEPKHC; the protein is encoded by the coding sequence ATGAGACGTCGAGGCCTGACCGTCCTGCTCGGTGCTCTGCTCACCGCGCTGCTCAGCATCGGGGTGCTCGGCGCGCCCGTGCCCTACGTGGTGCTCGGTCCCGGTCCGACCGTCGACACCCTGGGCCAGGAGGACGGCAAGGAGGTCATCCAGGTCACCGGCCGGGACACCTCCACCTCCGCCGGGCAGCTGCGGCTGACCACGGTGGGTGTGCAGCCCGGCGTCAAACTGCGTTCGGCCATCCAGGGCTGGCTCTCCGACGAGGAGGCGGTGGTGCCGCGCGAACTGGTCTACCCGCCGGGGGAGAGCCAGGAGGAGGTCGAACAGCGCAACGCCGAGGACTTCCAGGTCTCACAGACCAGCGCGGAGACCGCCGCGCTGCGGGAGTTGGGGTACGAGGTGCAGGTCGTGGTGAAGGCGGTCGCCGCCGACGGCCCGGCGGCCGCAGTGCTCCGCGCGGGCGACGTGGTGACCTCGGTGGACGGGGAGCCGGTGCCGCTCGCGTCCCGACTGACGGAGCTGATCAGGGCGAAGCCGGCGGGCACGGCGCTGCGGATCGGTTACACCCGCGACGGCGCGGCCCGCACCGGCACGATCACCAGCCGCGAACAGGACGGCCGGCCCCGGATCGGTATCGAGATCGAACAGCAGCAACCGCACCCGTTCACGCTCTCCTTCGACCTGAGGGACATCGGCGGCCCCAGCGCGGGCCTGATGTTCGCGCTGGGCGTCATCGACAAGCTGACCGCGGAGGATCTGACCGGCGGCCGGATCATCGCGGGCACCGGCACCATCGACGACGCCGGGCAGGTCGGCCCGATCGGCGGCATTCCGCAGAAGCTGGTCGGCGCGAAGCGGGCCGGCGCGACGGTCTTCCTGGTGCCGGCGGCCAACTGCGTCGAGGCGGTGGCCAACCGGCAGCCGGATCTGCCGCTGGTGCGGGTGGGCACCCTCGACGAGGCGCTCGACGCCCTGGACACGCTGCGGTCCGGGGGAGAGCCGAAGCACTGCTGA